A stretch of DNA from Micromonospora sp. NBC_01813:
GCCGAGGACCTGCACGTCCTCGTGCCGGACCTGCCCGGCCACGGCCGCAGCAACCACCGGTCGTGGAGATCGCTGGACGACACCGTCGACGCGGTGGCCGACCTCATCGCCACCCGCACCGCCACCGGACGAGCGCACGTCGTCGGGTTGTCGCTCGGCGGCTACGTCGCCACCAGACTCGCCGCCGACCGGCCCGAGATCATCGACACCGCGATCGTCAGCGGGGTCAACGTACTGCCGTTCCCGCACCCCGGGCGGATGCGACTGCTCAACCTGATCATGGCGCCAGTCGCGACGTCGGGCCCGGTGCTGCGCGCCAACGCCAAGGCGCTCGGCGTGCCGGCCGGCGACTTCGACGGCTACCGGGCCGCCGCACGGTCGATGTCCGCCCGCACCTTCCGGCGGGTCGGAGCCGAGGTCACCACGTTCGGCGTACCGGTCGCGGCGGCGACCTCACCATGCCGGCTCCTCGCCGTCGCCGGCGCTACCGAACACGAGCTGATCCTCCGGTCGCTGCCGGTGCTGGCCGACGCGTTCCGCTCCGGCACCGCCCGCATCGCCGCCGGGGTCGGGCACGCGTGGAACGGTCAGGCACCGGAGCTCTTCGTCGACATGGTCCGCGCCCACATCGCCGGCACGCCGCTTCCCGGGCAGCTACAGGCGATCCGGGCAGTGACTCCATAGTCCGATCCACGCCTACCCGACCGGTGTGATGAGGGAGATTCGGGTCGCCGTCAGGCAGGGCGGCCTGCCGAATGGGGTGGCGGCGAAGGCAGGTGGCTGGCCGCCCACCAGCCAGCTGCGAACCGTCCGGCCTATCCACGCTTCAGCAGGTCGGCCACCTCCTGCCGGATCGTGGCCAACCGGGGGTAGAAGTCGTTGCCGGGACACTCCGTGGGACCGGCCAGGGGGTTGGCGAAGTACCAGTCGCGGTGGCCCGGGATGGTGGCGAGGGTCGCCTCGTAGGCGTTGAACGGGTTGACGTAGGTAGTGGTGCCGGTCGGGTCGAGCCGGCAGGCCGCGGACAACTTCGCCAGCACAGCGGTCAGCGCGCGCACCGCCGCCTGGGTGGGCTGGCGGGAGGTGAAGTCACCGATCAGGCACACCCCGAGGTTGCCGGCGTTGAAGCCGCCGACGTGTGCCGCGTTGACCATCTGCGGGCGACCGTCGGGCAGCCGCTGCGGTCCGAATACCGGCACCGGGTCCGGGTCGGAGTACCGTCCCTCGTACACCCGCCCCTGATCGTCGATGAGCAGGTGGTACCCGATGTCGCCCCAGCCGCTGCCGACCGCCTGCGCGTAGTAGATGGCGCGGACGGTGGCCGCCGGGTCGGACTCACCGTCCTCGAACCCGGTGTGGTGCACGGTCAGGGTCTGCACCGGGATGAACTCGGAGGGCCAGACCAGGTTGCCGGCCTGGTCCAACCGGTAGGACTCGTCGGCGCCCCAGGCGGCGCGGGAGAGGTACCGCGGTTTGGGGAGCCCGCGCGCGCCGGACTCGGTGGCGAGGGC
This window harbors:
- a CDS encoding peptidoglycan recognition protein family protein, which encodes MVTRRKLILGTTAAAVTVPLAGGLGFAGLSTAAAQETNSVPTTLANRRSRLESGSRVAEGSFPLTHLALTSAGAAAAVRLRTRSGWGDWRELHACDAGHDDDRRRSTFVAAAGAVGYEIQVAGGGSVDALELNTVDGPGRTVAAAESELPSTGALATESGARGLPKPRYLSRAAWGADESYRLDQAGNLVWPSEFIPVQTLTVHHTGFEDGESDPAATVRAIYYAQAVGSGWGDIGYHLLIDDQGRVYEGRYSDPDPVPVFGPQRLPDGRPQMVNAAHVGGFNAGNLGVCLIGDFTSRQPTQAAVRALTAVLAKLSAACRLDPTGTTTYVNPFNAYEATLATIPGHRDWYFANPLAGPTECPGNDFYPRLATIRQEVADLLKRG
- a CDS encoding alpha/beta fold hydrolase, translated to MTLLADEHGSTNSPSVVLLHGLSTTSWMWGRQAAALAEDLHVLVPDLPGHGRSNHRSWRSLDDTVDAVADLIATRTATGRAHVVGLSLGGYVATRLAADRPEIIDTAIVSGVNVLPFPHPGRMRLLNLIMAPVATSGPVLRANAKALGVPAGDFDGYRAAARSMSARTFRRVGAEVTTFGVPVAAATSPCRLLAVAGATEHELILRSLPVLADAFRSGTARIAAGVGHAWNGQAPELFVDMVRAHIAGTPLPGQLQAIRAVTP